The Clostridium sporogenes genome contains a region encoding:
- a CDS encoding D-alanyl-D-alanine carboxypeptidase family protein, producing the protein MRKGKMTLISLLIFIFSLTSNVFAAGDSNTEPPTIYGKTAMTIDVETGEIIYAKNIDKRMYPASTTKYLTALLLAENKGKNDNIPYTATAKSQPPYSMNINLHPINIGETIKAENVMDGLLLFSGNDTAYMIADALAGNSKNFQNMMNKKIQELNLKNTHFVTPNGLHNPDHYTTAYDLSIISRSALKNTWVYQSSNKKESSIVTSKGTKMTVENSNKLLGKDGCVAGKTGYTDAAGRCLVTLFNRDGRKILGVVMGSVYDAKDSFVFEDMKKIIDWSYNVKPSTLYKKDSTLKTETITYKPLKFIGPSVTIDVPVILKEDATYYKNEVNDKETNKTINIDNTSYVALSGKKIMGTLTVKEREYEKKYELYSGLPKEEIIKKNMPFYVVSIVLLLAIITGIFCLVKFIKSKINRKNRSKNKYWY; encoded by the coding sequence ATGAGAAAAGGAAAAATGACTTTAATTTCACTATTAATTTTTATTTTCAGCTTAACATCTAATGTATTTGCTGCAGGAGATTCAAATACTGAGCCTCCTACTATTTATGGTAAAACAGCTATGACTATAGATGTTGAAACCGGTGAAATAATATATGCTAAAAATATTGACAAGCGTATGTATCCTGCTAGTACTACAAAGTATTTAACCGCCCTTTTATTAGCTGAAAACAAAGGAAAAAATGATAATATACCTTATACAGCTACTGCTAAAAGTCAACCACCATATTCTATGAATATAAATCTTCACCCTATAAATATAGGTGAAACCATAAAAGCAGAAAATGTTATGGATGGATTATTACTATTTTCCGGTAATGACACAGCCTATATGATAGCTGATGCCTTAGCTGGTAATAGTAAAAATTTTCAAAATATGATGAATAAAAAAATACAAGAATTAAATTTAAAAAACACTCACTTTGTAACCCCTAATGGATTACATAATCCTGATCATTATACTACGGCTTATGATTTAAGCATAATTAGTAGATCTGCTTTAAAAAATACTTGGGTTTATCAATCTTCTAATAAAAAAGAAAGTTCTATAGTCACTTCTAAGGGTACAAAAATGACTGTGGAAAATAGTAATAAACTTTTAGGGAAAGATGGTTGTGTTGCAGGCAAAACTGGTTATACTGATGCCGCTGGTAGATGTTTAGTAACTTTATTTAATAGAGATGGTAGAAAAATACTTGGGGTAGTTATGGGCTCTGTATATGATGCTAAAGATTCTTTTGTTTTTGAAGATATGAAAAAAATTATAGACTGGAGTTATAATGTAAAACCATCCACTCTATATAAGAAAGACTCTACCCTAAAAACAGAAACAATAACTTATAAGCCTTTAAAATTTATAGGACCTTCTGTTACTATAGATGTACCTGTGATTTTAAAAGAAGATGCTACTTATTATAAAAATGAAGTAAATGATAAAGAAACTAATAAAACAATTAATATAGATAATACTTCTTATGTTGCTCTTTCTGGAAAAAAAATCATGGGAACTTTAACTGTGAAAGAAAGAGAATATGAAAAAAAATATGAACTATACTCTGGGTTACCTAAGGAAGAAATAATTAAAAAGAATATGCCTTTTTATGTAGTTTCTATAGTTTTATTATTAGCTATAATTACTGGAATATTCTGCTTAGTAAAATTTATTAAAAGTAAAATAAATAGAAAAAATAGAAGTAAAAATAAATACTGGTATTAA
- a CDS encoding MalY/PatB family protein has translation MKYNFDKIVNRDNTNCSKWNFNKETFGYKDVISMWIADMDFETVPEVKEEIIKRAQHGIYGYTATTESYYEEVVNWMKKRHGWNIKKEWITNTPGIVMAVNTIVRAFTHSGDKVLLQRPIYYPFFKAINNNGCHIVNNPLKFDGKRYEMDFEDLDKKLSDPRVKIMILCSPHNPTGRVWTKEELIKVGNLCLKHNVLVISDEIHSDLIYKPNKHIPFAAICKEFADISITCTAPSKTFNLAGLQGSNIIISNEKLMNEFKIAMENIGLSRLNIFASIACEAAYKYGEQWVEELVDYLQENKEFAKKFIREKMPMLKVIEPEGTYLLWIDCRELKMSKEELEEFMLKEAGVAFDEGYIFGDEAVGFERMNIACPREILKEALERIEKSINNKM, from the coding sequence ATGAAGTATAATTTTGACAAAATAGTAAATAGGGATAATACAAATTGTAGTAAATGGAATTTTAATAAAGAAACCTTTGGTTATAAAGATGTTATATCTATGTGGATAGCTGATATGGATTTTGAAACAGTTCCAGAGGTAAAAGAAGAAATAATAAAAAGGGCTCAGCATGGTATTTATGGATATACTGCTACAACAGAATCCTATTATGAAGAAGTTGTAAATTGGATGAAAAAACGACATGGATGGAATATAAAAAAAGAATGGATAACTAATACTCCTGGTATAGTTATGGCTGTAAATACTATAGTTAGAGCTTTTACTCATTCAGGGGACAAGGTGTTACTACAAAGACCTATATATTATCCATTTTTCAAGGCTATAAACAATAATGGATGTCATATAGTAAACAATCCATTAAAATTTGATGGCAAAAGATATGAAATGGATTTTGAGGATTTAGATAAGAAACTTTCAGATCCTAGAGTAAAGATAATGATATTGTGCAGTCCTCATAATCCTACAGGAAGAGTTTGGACTAAAGAAGAGCTTATAAAGGTAGGTAATCTTTGTTTAAAACATAATGTATTAGTAATTTCAGATGAAATACATTCAGACTTAATATATAAACCTAATAAACATATTCCTTTTGCAGCTATATGTAAAGAATTTGCAGATATAAGTATAACTTGTACAGCACCAAGTAAAACTTTTAATTTAGCAGGACTTCAAGGTTCAAATATAATAATATCTAATGAAAAATTGATGAATGAATTCAAAATAGCTATGGAAAATATAGGATTGTCAAGATTGAATATTTTTGCATCTATAGCCTGTGAAGCAGCCTATAAATATGGAGAGCAATGGGTAGAAGAATTAGTAGATTATTTACAAGAAAATAAAGAATTTGCAAAAAAATTTATTCGAGAAAAAATGCCTATGTTAAAGGTAATAGAGCCAGAAGGAACATATCTTTTATGGATAGATTGTAGAGAATTAAAAATGTCAAAGGAGGAATTAGAGGAATTTATGCTAAAAGAAGCAGGAGTAGCTTTTGATGAAGGCTATATATTTGGAGATGAAGCTGTAGGGTTTGAAAGAATGAATATAGCTTGCCCTAGAGAGATACTAAAGGAGGCTTTAGAGAGAATTGAAAAATCTATAAACAATAAAATGTAG
- a CDS encoding helix-turn-helix domain-containing protein, translated as MLNGKKIREARIKLGYTARDIENLTHNPKFTTSISKSYLEELERGDKKNPSFEKVVVLSQVLMCKLDDLVTR; from the coding sequence ATGTTAAATGGAAAAAAAATCCGAGAAGCAAGAATTAAGTTGGGCTATACTGCTCGGGACATTGAAAATCTTACTCATAATCCTAAGTTTACAACATCTATTTCAAAATCCTATTTAGAAGAATTAGAAAGAGGGGATAAAAAGAATCCAAGTTTTGAAAAAGTAGTAGTTTTATCTCAGGTATTGATGTGTAAATTAGATGATTTAGTCACTAGGTAA
- a CDS encoding transporter substrate-binding domain-containing protein, which yields MKKKKLSLILVSALAVITLLAGCGKEKTTSTEGQNTGNTKSEKKIIVGTSPDYYPWCYTEAGKLQGFEIDVWNEIGKKAGYDIEFKQSKFSGLFGMLDAGQIDTVAHQISTTEERRKKYDFTETYAYSGYSFVVNKDKNIKSLEDLKGKKIGCTLGGNGEKTLKKLNEEKGLNIKVLTYDQTPMEKDVEIGRLDAAWIGTVKAKTVIEKENMDLKLYDPKYVFETNQYPLKKDGKNKKMLEDINKAIKDMMADGTMSKLSQKWFKLDITKKE from the coding sequence TTGAAAAAGAAAAAATTATCTTTAATTTTAGTATCAGCGCTAGCGGTAATAACTCTTTTAGCTGGTTGTGGAAAGGAAAAAACTACTTCCACAGAAGGACAAAATACAGGAAATACCAAGAGTGAAAAGAAAATTATAGTTGGAACATCACCAGATTACTACCCATGGTGTTATACAGAGGCAGGAAAGCTTCAAGGATTTGAAATTGATGTTTGGAATGAAATAGGGAAAAAAGCAGGATATGATATTGAATTTAAACAATCAAAATTTAGTGGATTATTTGGAATGCTGGATGCAGGTCAAATAGATACTGTTGCTCATCAAATATCAACTACAGAAGAGAGAAGAAAAAAATATGATTTTACAGAGACTTATGCTTATAGTGGATATAGTTTTGTAGTGAATAAGGATAAAAATATTAAAAGTTTAGAGGATTTAAAGGGTAAAAAAATTGGATGTACTCTAGGAGGTAATGGAGAAAAAACTTTAAAAAAATTAAATGAAGAAAAAGGCTTAAATATAAAGGTTTTAACTTATGATCAAACTCCAATGGAGAAAGATGTAGAGATTGGAAGACTTGATGCAGCATGGATTGGAACTGTTAAGGCTAAAACAGTTATAGAAAAAGAAAATATGGATCTAAAACTTTATGATCCAAAATATGTTTTTGAAACTAATCAATATCCATTGAAAAAAGACGGAAAAAATAAAAAAATGCTAGAAGATATAAATAAAGCTATAAAGGATATGATGGCTGATGGTACCATGAGTAAACTATCACAAAAGTGGTTTAAACTTGATATAACTAAGAAGGAATAG
- a CDS encoding amino acid ABC transporter ATP-binding protein: MIKISNLHKSFNGVEVLKGINLDIKKGEVVAVIGPSGTGKSTLLRCMNFLEKPQRGIIEIEDLKVDVEKATKEQIHKLRMNTSMVFQSYNLFKNKTALENIMEPLIIVKKMEKDKAKEMALNILKQVGLEDKKDYYPSKLSGGQQQRVGIGRAMAVEPKIMLFDEPTSALDPELVGEVLEVIKKLADQDTTMIIVTHEMRFAKSAADRVIFMDGGNIVEQGTPEEVFNNPKNERTIKFLNKVKNK, encoded by the coding sequence ATGATAAAGATAAGTAATTTACACAAGTCTTTTAATGGGGTAGAAGTATTAAAAGGAATAAATTTAGATATAAAAAAAGGTGAAGTGGTTGCTGTTATAGGACCATCAGGCACAGGAAAATCTACGCTTTTAAGATGCATGAATTTTTTAGAAAAACCCCAAAGAGGTATAATAGAAATAGAAGATTTAAAGGTGGATGTAGAGAAAGCTACAAAAGAACAAATACATAAGCTAAGAATGAATACATCTATGGTTTTTCAAAGCTATAATTTATTTAAAAATAAAACTGCTTTAGAAAATATAATGGAACCTTTAATAATTGTTAAGAAAATGGAGAAAGATAAGGCTAAAGAAATGGCATTAAATATACTTAAACAGGTAGGATTGGAAGATAAGAAGGATTACTATCCTTCTAAGTTATCTGGTGGTCAACAACAGAGAGTAGGAATAGGCAGAGCTATGGCAGTAGAGCCTAAGATAATGTTGTTTGATGAACCTACTTCAGCCTTGGATCCGGAGCTTGTTGGTGAAGTTTTAGAGGTTATTAAAAAATTAGCAGACCAGGATACAACTATGATTATAGTAACCCATGAAATGAGATTTGCAAAGAGTGCAGCAGATAGAGTTATATTTATGGATGGCGGAAATATAGTAGAACAGGGTACACCAGAGGAAGTATTTAATAATCCTAAAAATGAAAGAACAATAAAATTCTTAAATAAAGTTAAAAACAAATAA
- a CDS encoding amino acid ABC transporter permease has product MIFDLEYFNKLVPLMLKHLKVTFTISFLALILGLILAIFIAVINELKIKVLYSISKIWVSFFRGTPLIAQLFFLYFGIVQLIPSLKNMDAMTAAIIGLGFNASAYMSETLRGAISSVDKGQIEASLSIGMTPIQSMKRIVFPQAARVALPALSNSFIDIIKGSALAFTLGVVEIMAVAQSEGASSYRFLESFTAVIIIYWIIISAFGYLQNILERKMNNVY; this is encoded by the coding sequence ATGATTTTTGACCTAGAATATTTTAATAAATTAGTGCCTTTAATGCTTAAACATCTGAAAGTTACTTTTACAATTTCTTTTTTAGCATTGATTTTAGGATTAATTCTTGCTATATTTATAGCAGTAATTAATGAATTAAAAATCAAAGTTCTTTATAGTATAAGTAAAATATGGGTATCCTTTTTTAGAGGGACTCCTTTAATTGCCCAGTTGTTCTTTTTATATTTTGGTATAGTTCAATTAATACCTAGTTTAAAAAATATGGATGCTATGACTGCAGCCATTATAGGCTTAGGGTTTAATGCCTCAGCTTATATGTCAGAAACATTAAGAGGAGCTATTTCTTCTGTAGATAAAGGGCAAATAGAGGCAAGCTTATCTATAGGAATGACACCAATTCAATCCATGAAGAGAATAGTATTTCCACAGGCTGCTAGGGTAGCGCTGCCAGCTCTATCCAATAGCTTTATAGATATTATAAAGGGTTCTGCATTGGCTTTTACTTTAGGGGTAGTAGAGATAATGGCGGTGGCACAAAGTGAGGGAGCATCTAGTTATAGATTTTTAGAATCTTTTACTGCAGTAATAATTATTTACTGGATCATAATTAGTGCCTTTGGATATTTACAAAATATATTAGAAAGAAAAATGAATAATGTTTATTAG
- a CDS encoding DUF2804 domain-containing protein has translation MGKIFFNEKEIMTGVNICQKDGKLNEKSIGWSRKPIFHCNLKGNKFRKKRWNYWYMINEDSLFSVTVAHLDYMAMAFVYFYDFNTKEFAEKTVITPLGKGCSISEKVFENVEFSNRKLQVLFKWNRYLKTMSILVHCKDFKGRNLTAKFSVFYPEGHETLNVLIPWSKNKFQFTSKQNCLPTEGRIMINNKTYIFNKSDSFAGLDFGRGIWPFKTMWNWATASGNQQGRIIGLNLGAKWTDGTDITENALLIDGKISKLNECILYDYDKKNLMKPWSIKTEISDRVNLVFEPIYDRMYKTDAVLLKSTVHQIIGEFHGEIKDEQGDIINIEALKGCAEEHYAKW, from the coding sequence ATGGGAAAAATTTTTTTTAATGAAAAAGAAATAATGACCGGAGTAAACATATGCCAAAAGGATGGTAAATTAAATGAAAAAAGTATAGGATGGAGTAGGAAGCCTATATTCCATTGTAATCTTAAGGGGAATAAATTTAGAAAGAAAAGGTGGAATTATTGGTATATGATAAATGAAGATTCTCTATTCTCTGTTACTGTAGCCCATTTAGATTATATGGCAATGGCTTTTGTATATTTTTATGATTTCAACACGAAAGAATTTGCAGAAAAAACCGTTATTACACCTTTGGGGAAGGGATGTAGTATATCAGAGAAGGTTTTTGAAAATGTAGAGTTTTCTAATAGGAAGCTACAGGTACTTTTTAAATGGAATAGATATTTAAAAACTATGAGTATATTAGTACATTGTAAAGATTTTAAGGGGAGAAATCTTACAGCGAAATTCTCTGTATTTTATCCTGAAGGGCATGAAACATTAAATGTATTAATACCTTGGAGTAAAAATAAATTTCAATTTACATCAAAGCAAAATTGTCTCCCTACAGAAGGAAGAATTATGATAAATAATAAAACCTATATCTTTAATAAAAGTGATAGTTTTGCGGGATTGGATTTTGGAAGAGGGATATGGCCTTTTAAAACTATGTGGAACTGGGCTACTGCGTCAGGAAATCAACAAGGAAGAATCATAGGGCTTAATTTAGGAGCAAAATGGACGGATGGAACGGATATTACAGAAAATGCTTTGTTAATAGATGGAAAAATTTCAAAGTTAAATGAGTGTATATTATATGATTATGATAAGAAGAATCTTATGAAACCTTGGAGCATAAAAACAGAAATATCTGATAGAGTAAATCTTGTTTTTGAACCTATATATGATAGAATGTATAAAACGGATGCAGTATTGTTAAAATCTACAGTTCATCAAATCATAGGAGAATTTCATGGGGAAATAAAGGATGAACAGGGTGACATTATTAATATAGAAGCCTTAAAAGGCTGTGCAGAAGAACATTATGCTAAATGGTAA
- a CDS encoding NUDIX hydrolase yields the protein MKKELINTVYEKFQCRKVKPIGEFKRSSVMILLNKVGENINIIFEVRALTLKNQPGDVCLPGGKIEKEERPLEAALRETVEELNIDKEKIEVIGQMDYFISPYNFVMYPFVAMVEDIDIVPDKEEVDHVFEVPIEFFLENSPTCYEIDIIPSIKGDFPFSLIRNGKNYKFSKGTIPEYFYEYEGNIIWGFTALIVKNFIDIIKGKKN from the coding sequence ATGAAGAAAGAATTAATAAATACAGTATATGAAAAATTTCAATGTAGAAAAGTAAAGCCTATAGGTGAATTTAAAAGAAGTTCAGTAATGATATTATTAAATAAGGTAGGAGAGAATATTAATATAATATTTGAAGTAAGAGCATTAACTTTAAAAAATCAGCCAGGAGATGTTTGCCTTCCAGGAGGGAAAATTGAAAAGGAAGAAAGACCTTTAGAGGCAGCCTTAAGAGAAACTGTAGAGGAGCTTAATATAGATAAGGAAAAAATAGAGGTAATAGGACAGATGGACTATTTTATTAGTCCTTATAATTTTGTAATGTATCCTTTTGTTGCAATGGTGGAAGATATAGATATAGTTCCTGATAAAGAGGAAGTAGATCACGTATTTGAAGTTCCTATAGAGTTTTTTTTAGAAAATTCACCTACTTGTTACGAAATAGATATAATACCTAGCATAAAAGGAGATTTCCCTTTTTCTCTTATAAGAAACGGTAAAAATTATAAATTTAGTAAGGGGACTATTCCTGAGTATTTCTATGAGTATGAAGGCAATATTATATGGGGATTTACAGCACTTATTGTAAAAAATTTTATAGATATAATTAAGGGGAAAAAAAATTAA